Proteins encoded within one genomic window of Halorussus salilacus:
- a CDS encoding DUF4397 domain-containing protein: protein MADDQHAYVRVAHASPDAPAVDVFVNDKAVLEGVEFGTVSGYLELDPGEYTFAVAPAGEGRGAAVLEASAAVSAARFYTVAAIGTLDQIEAAVLEDNVSRVRAVHFAPDAPAVDVAVCDGPVLFEGVEFGEATDYVSVQPGSYDLEVRVSESGDRVAVFEDIAVAPATTYSAFAVGTVAGDPPFRLQVEADEPHE from the coding sequence GTGGCAGACGACCAACACGCCTACGTTCGTGTCGCCCACGCGTCACCCGACGCACCGGCGGTGGACGTGTTCGTGAACGACAAGGCGGTTCTGGAGGGCGTCGAGTTCGGCACGGTCAGCGGCTATCTCGAACTCGACCCCGGCGAGTACACGTTCGCGGTGGCACCCGCGGGCGAGGGCCGAGGCGCGGCGGTCCTCGAAGCGAGCGCCGCCGTCAGCGCGGCGAGGTTCTACACCGTCGCCGCTATCGGCACGCTCGACCAGATAGAGGCCGCGGTCTTGGAGGACAACGTCTCGCGGGTCCGGGCGGTTCACTTCGCACCCGACGCGCCAGCGGTCGACGTGGCCGTCTGTGACGGTCCGGTCCTGTTCGAGGGCGTCGAGTTCGGTGAGGCCACCGACTACGTGTCGGTGCAGCCGGGGAGCTACGACCTCGAAGTCCGGGTGTCCGAGAGCGGCGACCGCGTGGCGGTCTTCGAGGACATCGCGGTCGCGCCCGCGACGACCTACTCGGCGTTCGCGGTGGGGACCGTCGCGGGGGACCCGCCGTTCAGGCTACAGGTAGAGGCCGACGAACCCCACGAGTAG
- a CDS encoding XTP/dITP diphosphatase: MTIRFVTSNDGKVREAREYLAEDVEQINYDYTEIQSDDLAEIALAGAAEAFEETGGDDPVIVDDSGLFVDSLGGFPGPYSSYVEDTVGVERVWNVVENEENRRARFRCVVAYYDGETAETFDGAVPGRIVAPRGEGGFGYDPIFEHEGETLAEMSTERKNAISHRGRALAKFADWLAQRD, encoded by the coding sequence ATGACCATCCGATTCGTGACGAGCAACGACGGGAAGGTCCGCGAGGCCCGCGAGTACCTCGCCGAGGACGTCGAGCAGATAAACTACGACTACACCGAGATACAGAGCGACGACCTCGCGGAGATCGCGCTCGCTGGCGCGGCGGAGGCCTTCGAGGAGACCGGCGGCGACGACCCCGTCATCGTCGACGATTCGGGGCTGTTCGTGGACTCGCTCGGGGGCTTTCCCGGTCCCTACTCCTCGTACGTCGAGGACACCGTGGGCGTCGAACGCGTCTGGAACGTGGTAGAGAACGAGGAGAACCGCCGGGCGCGGTTCCGGTGCGTCGTCGCCTACTACGACGGCGAGACCGCAGAGACGTTCGACGGCGCGGTGCCGGGCCGCATCGTCGCGCCCCGGGGAGAGGGCGGGTTCGGCTACGACCCCATCTTCGAACACGAGGGCGAGACGCTGGCCGAGATGTCCACCGAGCGCAAGAACGCCATCTCCCACCGCGGGCGGGCGCTGGCGAAGTTCGCCGACTGGCTGGCCCAGCGGGACTGA
- the cmk gene encoding (d)CMP kinase yields the protein MLITVSGPPGSGKSTTASELAETLGLEHISGGDIFRELADERGYSALEFNKLAEENDQIDRDLDRRLRDIAAERDDVVLESRLAGWLAGDHADFRVWLDAPLDVRAERIADREDKSAEDAREETAARQGSEADRYAEYYGIDVTDLTIYDLSVNTARWDADAVLDMLVTAVEVYDPDRDEGKYPVEADYDF from the coding sequence ATGTTGATAACCGTCTCCGGACCGCCGGGTAGCGGCAAGAGCACGACCGCCTCCGAACTGGCGGAGACGCTGGGTCTCGAACACATCAGCGGCGGCGACATCTTCCGCGAGCTGGCCGACGAGCGGGGCTACTCCGCGCTGGAGTTCAACAAGCTCGCCGAGGAGAACGACCAGATAGACCGCGACCTCGACCGCAGACTCCGCGACATCGCCGCCGAGCGCGACGATGTGGTGCTCGAATCCCGGCTCGCGGGGTGGCTCGCGGGCGACCACGCCGACTTCCGGGTGTGGCTCGACGCCCCCCTCGACGTGCGGGCCGAGCGGATCGCCGACCGCGAGGACAAGTCGGCCGAGGACGCCCGCGAGGAGACGGCGGCACGGCAGGGGAGCGAGGCCGACCGATACGCGGAGTACTACGGCATCGACGTGACCGACCTCACCATCTACGACCTCTCGGTCAACACCGCGCGGTGGGACGCAGACGCGGTGCTCGACATGCTCGTGACCGCGGTCGAGGTCTACGACCCCGACCGCGACGAGGGCAAGTATCCGGTCGAGGCCGACTACGACTTCTGA
- a CDS encoding RNA-guided pseudouridylation complex pseudouridine synthase subunit Cbf5 yields the protein MLRAPPEERSPAELLEFGVVNLDKPPGPSAHQVAGWVRDAAEVEQAAHAGTLDPKVTGCLPVLTGAATRLSQVFLEGAKEYVAVLELHDDPPADLDAIAAEFEGPLYQKPPRKSAVARRLRVREIHDLDVLEVQDRQALLRIRCESGTYIRKLCHDLGLALGTGAHMGDLRRTATDPFEDSTLVTMEDLTDALARWREDGEDDRLREVVAPAERALTHLPEVTVAPSAAEQVAQGAQVYAPGVIEADDAGEGQLVACFTPDGSAVCLGRMAGDPDAEEGVVVELERVLV from the coding sequence ATGCTTCGGGCACCCCCCGAGGAGCGGTCGCCCGCCGAACTCCTCGAATTCGGCGTCGTGAACCTCGACAAACCGCCCGGTCCCTCGGCTCATCAGGTCGCCGGGTGGGTGCGAGACGCCGCCGAGGTCGAGCAGGCCGCCCACGCCGGAACCCTCGACCCGAAGGTCACGGGGTGTCTGCCCGTCCTCACCGGGGCCGCGACCCGGCTCTCGCAGGTGTTCCTAGAGGGAGCCAAGGAGTACGTCGCGGTGCTGGAACTCCACGACGACCCGCCCGCCGACCTCGACGCCATCGCCGCGGAGTTCGAAGGGCCGCTCTACCAGAAGCCCCCGCGAAAGAGCGCGGTGGCCCGACGGTTGCGGGTCCGAGAGATACACGACCTCGACGTGCTGGAGGTCCAAGACCGGCAGGCGCTCCTCCGAATCCGGTGCGAGAGCGGCACCTACATCCGGAAGCTCTGTCACGACCTCGGCCTCGCGCTCGGGACGGGCGCGCACATGGGCGACCTCCGCCGGACCGCGACCGACCCCTTCGAGGACTCGACGCTGGTGACGATGGAGGACCTCACCGACGCGCTGGCGCGGTGGCGCGAGGACGGCGAGGACGACCGGCTCCGCGAGGTCGTCGCCCCCGCCGAGCGCGCGCTGACCCACCTGCCGGAGGTCACCGTCGCCCCGAGCGCGGCCGAGCAGGTCGCGCAGGGCGCGCAGGTGTACGCGCCGGGCGTCATCGAGGCCGACGACGCCGGGGAGGGCCAACTGGTCGCGTGCTTCACGCCCGACGGGTCGGCGGTGTGTCTCGGGCGGATGGCCGGGGACCCCGACGCCGAGGAGGGCGTCGTGGTGGAGTTAGAACGGGTGTTGGTGTGA
- a CDS encoding PaeR7I family type II restriction endonuclease, translating into MIDNLEPELSDAVQWYWETRSGQGKNQRESENSTRGRRAEVLGGTQMDGFAGLVEDLLVDAGVPRESVKHDYYGTLPGYYRHEKEWDTAVVHDDELLAVVEYKSQASSFGNNLNNRAEEAIGNNTDLLQAYEDGVFEPSPAPWIGYLMLMADNEKSRNVPTLREPNFPVDDAFQNATYVDRMELLCLRMVRQRLVNSAAFVLSDEERGMEGEYWQPNEELEFRRFARSLTSYVRGHIEL; encoded by the coding sequence GTGATAGATAACCTGGAACCCGAACTCTCAGATGCGGTACAGTGGTACTGGGAAACTCGGTCGGGACAAGGCAAAAACCAACGCGAATCCGAAAACAGTACCCGAGGGCGTCGAGCCGAGGTTCTCGGCGGGACCCAGATGGACGGCTTCGCCGGACTTGTCGAGGACTTGTTGGTCGACGCTGGAGTACCACGCGAGTCCGTAAAGCACGATTACTACGGGACGCTCCCGGGCTACTATCGACACGAGAAAGAGTGGGATACGGCCGTCGTTCACGACGACGAACTCCTCGCCGTCGTCGAATACAAGTCTCAAGCCAGTAGCTTCGGAAACAATCTGAACAACCGAGCCGAGGAAGCAATCGGGAACAACACCGACCTGTTACAGGCGTACGAAGACGGCGTGTTCGAACCGAGTCCTGCACCTTGGATCGGATATCTCATGCTCATGGCCGACAACGAGAAGTCACGGAACGTTCCGACCCTTCGAGAGCCAAACTTCCCCGTCGACGATGCGTTTCAGAATGCGACGTACGTCGACCGGATGGAACTGCTCTGTCTACGAATGGTACGTCAACGTCTCGTGAACAGCGCGGCGTTCGTCCTCAGCGACGAGGAACGCGGGATGGAGGGTGAGTACTGGCAGCCGAACGAAGAACTGGAGTTCCGGAGGTTCGCACGGTCGCTTACATCGTACGTCCGTGGGCACATCGAACTGTAG
- a CDS encoding Eco57I restriction-modification methylase domain-containing protein encodes MKGHVPTPADLAEKMVRRLFRDGPPESGDTILYPGCGTGPFPAAVERICDANGWAYPDGLGVETNPEHLVDARDRGLTHVEFRKRDFLADDMLDVEEFDYIVGNPPYVPIEGLSEEEKRRYKARFSTAVERFDLYLLFFERALELLAPGGILSFVTPEKFEYVQTAGPLRRLLTQNGVHVEEIEHIAEDAFTGLVTFPCITTVRNDDRRTETDVVLRDGSVHSTTLPTNGDSWAPSIRNADFGDMETGATLDDASVRISPGIATGADSVFVMKREAVPDGLDSRWVRRTVSGRQLRENDGPYTDTVFVCPYRDDGSLPDEDELGTFGDWAENHRDRLEDRSCVENGKRWYAWHERPPMQDILQPKIVFKDIAKEPAFWPETHGDVVPKHSVYYLVPNDGVPLEELLEYLNSPKAQMWMKANCQKAANGFYRLQSRVLRDLPVPKKWAETYQATL; translated from the coding sequence GTGAAAGGACACGTCCCGACTCCGGCCGATCTCGCCGAGAAGATGGTCCGTCGGCTGTTCCGCGATGGCCCACCGGAGTCCGGCGATACGATACTGTATCCGGGTTGTGGGACCGGGCCGTTCCCGGCGGCGGTCGAGCGAATCTGTGACGCGAACGGGTGGGCGTACCCGGACGGACTGGGGGTCGAAACGAATCCGGAACATCTCGTAGATGCCCGCGACCGGGGACTGACCCACGTCGAGTTTCGGAAGCGAGACTTCTTGGCCGACGATATGCTCGACGTGGAGGAATTCGATTACATCGTCGGGAACCCTCCGTACGTTCCAATCGAGGGTCTCAGCGAGGAGGAGAAACGGCGATACAAGGCGAGGTTCAGTACTGCTGTCGAGCGATTCGACCTCTATCTCCTATTTTTCGAACGGGCGTTGGAACTGCTTGCCCCGGGCGGAATCCTGTCGTTCGTCACACCCGAGAAATTCGAATACGTGCAGACTGCCGGACCGTTGAGGCGGTTACTGACCCAGAACGGCGTACACGTCGAGGAGATAGAACACATCGCCGAGGACGCGTTTACCGGACTGGTCACCTTTCCCTGCATCACGACCGTTCGGAACGACGACCGTCGCACAGAAACGGACGTCGTCCTTCGAGACGGGTCGGTTCACAGTACGACGTTACCGACGAACGGGGACAGTTGGGCCCCGAGTATACGCAACGCGGATTTCGGCGACATGGAAACCGGAGCGACGCTGGACGACGCGAGCGTCCGAATCTCGCCGGGGATAGCGACAGGTGCGGATTCGGTGTTCGTGATGAAGCGGGAGGCTGTCCCGGACGGACTCGACTCGAGGTGGGTTCGCAGGACGGTTTCGGGGCGGCAGTTGCGCGAGAACGACGGTCCGTACACCGACACAGTGTTCGTCTGTCCGTATCGCGACGACGGGTCGCTCCCCGACGAAGACGAACTCGGCACGTTCGGAGATTGGGCCGAGAACCATCGCGACCGATTGGAGGACCGGTCGTGCGTAGAGAACGGAAAGCGATGGTACGCGTGGCACGAGCGGCCACCGATGCAGGACATTCTACAACCGAAAATCGTGTTCAAAGACATCGCGAAAGAACCCGCGTTCTGGCCGGAAACCCACGGTGACGTGGTACCGAAACACTCGGTGTACTATCTGGTGCCGAACGACGGCGTTCCGCTCGAGGAACTCCTGGAGTATCTCAACAGTCCGAAGGCGCAAATGTGGATGAAAGCCAACTGTCAGAAGGCGGCGAACGGTTTCTACAGACTTCAGAGCCGTGTCCTCCGGGATTTGCCCGTTCCCAAGAAGTGGGCCGAAACGTATCAGGCGACGCTTTGA
- a CDS encoding succinylglutamate desuccinylase/aspartoacylase family protein, with product MQLGTADSEPGELATGWLDVTDLPTGTPERLPVIIAEGEDEGPTLWITAAIHGNEVTGLAVAQDVMTDDLAAEIRGTVVCVPTLNPAGLRRNARTSYYDDEDPNRYFPDADAESSRPPSVQQLIDERVYEAFADSADALVDLHTAHVGSMPFLIRDRVLYGKNRTEAEARDLAEDLESLVEAFGMPVVNEYAAEEYTEQNLQRSTAGAALNDAGIPAFTAELGGHEVVDEAVREDAVVGVRNVMRELGVLPGDPDPDAVGPDAPVDFPVKRAVHPHTETPGIARHRVDAGDVVEEGDPVADIVTPHGDVKATVESDHDGYVLGRSHGVAAYENDALASMAVADDGDLVVPRNPPDDDE from the coding sequence ATGCAACTCGGAACCGCCGACTCCGAACCCGGCGAACTCGCGACCGGGTGGCTCGACGTGACCGACCTCCCCACCGGCACCCCAGAGCGCCTCCCCGTGATAATCGCGGAGGGCGAGGACGAGGGCCCGACGCTCTGGATAACCGCCGCCATCCACGGCAACGAGGTCACCGGCCTCGCGGTCGCGCAGGACGTGATGACCGACGACCTCGCTGCGGAGATTCGGGGGACGGTCGTCTGCGTCCCCACTCTCAATCCCGCGGGCCTGCGGCGCAACGCCCGGACCTCCTACTACGACGACGAGGACCCGAACCGCTACTTCCCCGACGCCGACGCCGAGAGTTCGCGGCCGCCGAGCGTCCAGCAGCTCATCGACGAGCGCGTCTACGAGGCGTTCGCCGATTCGGCCGACGCGCTCGTGGACCTCCACACCGCCCACGTCGGGTCGATGCCGTTCCTGATTCGGGACCGGGTCCTCTACGGCAAAAATCGGACCGAAGCCGAGGCCCGCGACCTCGCCGAGGACCTCGAATCGCTCGTCGAGGCGTTCGGGATGCCCGTGGTCAACGAGTACGCCGCCGAGGAGTACACCGAGCAGAACCTCCAGCGCTCGACCGCGGGCGCGGCGCTCAACGACGCCGGAATCCCCGCGTTCACCGCGGAACTCGGCGGCCACGAGGTCGTCGACGAGGCGGTCCGCGAGGACGCCGTCGTCGGCGTCCGGAACGTCATGCGCGAACTCGGTGTCCTGCCGGGCGACCCCGACCCGGACGCGGTCGGTCCCGACGCGCCGGTCGACTTTCCGGTCAAGCGCGCGGTCCACCCCCACACCGAGACGCCGGGAATCGCCCGCCACCGCGTGGACGCGGGCGACGTGGTCGAGGAGGGCGACCCAGTCGCCGACATCGTCACGCCCCACGGCGACGTGAAAGCGACCGTCGAGTCCGACCACGACGGCTACGTCCTCGGGCGGAGCCACGGCGTCGCCGCCTACGAGAACGACGCGCTGGCGAGCATGGCGGTCGCCGACGACGGCGACCTCGTCGTCCCGCGGAATCCGCCCGACGACGACGAGTGA
- a CDS encoding OsmC family protein, translating to MPTRQAETTWQDGKEGRGDFETESGQVEGTFRFPTRFEDEPGTNPEELIGAAHSGCFSMQLAAFLEDEGYEPERLHTEADVHLDRADGGGFEISRIDLTLAAEIPDIERGEFDDLAQRAKENCPVSKALAGPEITLDATLE from the coding sequence ATGCCCACGAGACAGGCCGAGACCACATGGCAGGACGGAAAAGAGGGACGCGGCGACTTCGAGACCGAGAGCGGGCAGGTCGAGGGGACCTTCCGGTTCCCGACCCGCTTCGAGGACGAACCCGGGACCAACCCCGAGGAACTCATCGGCGCGGCCCACTCGGGGTGTTTCTCGATGCAACTCGCGGCCTTCCTCGAAGACGAGGGCTACGAGCCAGAGCGACTCCACACCGAGGCCGACGTCCACCTCGACCGCGCCGACGGCGGCGGGTTCGAGATTTCGCGAATCGACCTGACGCTGGCGGCCGAGATACCCGACATCGAACGGGGCGAGTTCGACGACCTCGCCCAGCGCGCCAAGGAGAACTGCCCCGTGTCGAAGGCGCTCGCCGGGCCGGAGATAACGCTCGACGCGACGCTGGAGTAG
- a CDS encoding AEC family transporter, which translates to MEVLGRLLALLAILLAGTGLRATGALDERRTERLNALAYYVALPALIFVSTYDRSVADLLTPTLLAGLLVVLTATAGLAWAIHRNRSSRPRRSVAVVQSYHSNLGYLGLPLVAATFDAEVTAVASVILGVLSLAQVPLTVVVLSTVNGADASLGRELAGLARNPVLATLVAGLLVGSAGLAVPAPVATGLDAVGSLALPLALVCVGASLRIDLPGVDLGATGSVVALKIGAMPALAWAVFSVLGVDTATFTASVVMLGTPTAVSTFVFASELGGDAEFASLNVFATTLASIGTLFVLISLVG; encoded by the coding sequence ATGGAGGTCCTCGGTCGACTGCTCGCACTGCTCGCGATACTGCTGGCGGGGACCGGCCTGCGGGCGACCGGCGCGCTCGACGAGCGCCGGACCGAGCGACTCAACGCCCTCGCCTACTACGTCGCGCTCCCGGCGCTCATCTTCGTCTCGACGTACGACCGGTCGGTCGCCGACCTCCTCACGCCGACGCTGCTCGCGGGCCTCCTCGTGGTTCTGACCGCGACCGCGGGACTCGCGTGGGCCATCCACCGGAACCGGTCGTCGCGACCCCGCCGGAGCGTCGCGGTCGTCCAGTCGTATCACTCGAACCTCGGGTACCTCGGCCTGCCGCTCGTGGCCGCGACGTTCGACGCCGAGGTGACCGCGGTCGCGAGCGTCATACTGGGCGTGCTCTCGCTGGCTCAGGTGCCCCTGACGGTCGTCGTCCTCTCGACCGTCAACGGTGCCGACGCCTCGCTCGGCCGCGAACTGGCCGGACTCGCGCGAAACCCCGTGCTGGCGACGCTGGTCGCTGGCCTCCTCGTCGGGTCGGCCGGGCTCGCGGTCCCTGCTCCAGTCGCCACCGGCCTCGACGCGGTGGGGTCGCTCGCGCTCCCCCTCGCGCTGGTCTGCGTCGGCGCGTCACTCCGAATCGACCTCCCCGGGGTCGACCTCGGCGCGACCGGGTCGGTCGTGGCGCTCAAGATCGGCGCGATGCCCGCGCTGGCGTGGGCGGTCTTCTCGGTCCTCGGGGTCGATACCGCCACGTTCACCGCGAGCGTCGTCATGCTCGGCACCCCGACCGCGGTCTCGACGTTCGTCTTCGCGAGCGAACTCGGCGGCGACGCCGAGTTCGCGTCGCTCAACGTCTTCGCCACGACGCTGGCGTCCATCGGAACGCTGTTCGTCCTCATCTCGCTGGTGGGCTGA
- a CDS encoding 3-keto-5-aminohexanoate cleavage protein produces the protein MGPNGSTSDDDRATGRDESLHGNLYDDLPFDELEQSGTFTPEAAKRFFPVHEEDPIDTMDSPVVIECAYPGWQPGGDHYPAVPDTRGEQIQELVDSVEAGAAAVHVHPRDENRRPQWNDNDLLVDVLDPVFEECGDVVTLSQGWSVGPHADYVSGVADLLERGDGNKYCQGGVVLPIGLFGAGTYHSPSSVKEAVRYYEDNGVKPIFQLYDTHVVRDVKRHLIDENEAVWDPFVLCIRAGSHHSMTTTNDPWSYFKVISQLYDVRQTVENSIVGLYPGGRNWLPMLAVGLLAGANVVRVGIEDAYWRYPHGDELIEKNSEVVELTVELAEMLGREVITDPERAREFLGMEYTSPR, from the coding sequence ATGGGCCCGAACGGTTCGACATCCGACGACGACCGCGCTACCGGACGAGACGAGTCCCTTCACGGGAACCTCTACGACGACCTCCCGTTCGACGAACTCGAGCAGTCGGGGACCTTCACCCCGGAGGCCGCAAAGCGGTTCTTCCCCGTCCACGAGGAGGACCCCATCGACACGATGGACAGTCCCGTGGTCATCGAATGTGCATATCCCGGGTGGCAACCCGGCGGCGACCACTACCCGGCGGTCCCCGATACGAGAGGAGAGCAGATACAGGAGCTCGTCGACAGCGTCGAGGCCGGAGCGGCCGCGGTCCACGTCCACCCGCGCGACGAGAACCGCCGCCCGCAGTGGAACGACAACGACCTGCTGGTCGACGTTCTCGACCCGGTGTTCGAGGAGTGTGGCGACGTGGTCACGCTGAGTCAGGGGTGGTCGGTCGGCCCCCACGCCGACTACGTGTCGGGGGTCGCCGACCTGCTCGAACGCGGCGACGGCAACAAGTACTGTCAGGGCGGGGTCGTCCTCCCCATCGGGCTGTTCGGCGCGGGGACCTACCACTCGCCGTCGAGCGTCAAAGAAGCGGTCCGCTACTACGAGGACAACGGCGTGAAACCCATCTTCCAGCTCTACGACACCCACGTCGTACGCGACGTCAAGCGCCACCTCATCGACGAGAACGAGGCGGTCTGGGACCCCTTCGTGCTGTGCATCCGCGCTGGCTCGCACCACTCGATGACCACCACCAACGACCCGTGGTCGTACTTCAAGGTCATCTCGCAACTCTACGACGTGCGCCAGACCGTCGAGAACAGCATCGTCGGACTCTACCCCGGCGGGCGCAACTGGCTCCCGATGCTCGCGGTCGGGCTCCTCGCGGGCGCGAACGTCGTCCGCGTCGGCATCGAGGACGCCTACTGGCGGTATCCCCACGGGGACGAACTCATCGAGAAGAACTCCGAAGTGGTCGAACTCACCGTCGAACTCGCGGAGATGCTCGGTCGCGAGGTCATCACCGACCCCGAGCGCGCCCGCGAGTTCCTCGGGATGGAGTACACCTCACCGCGGTAG
- a CDS encoding class I SAM-dependent methyltransferase yields MEESDRYTIDDVAFIGRTVREYERMFDLDLGEWTGKSVLDCPGGACAFVPVANGRGIDAVGADVLYDTPPERLREKCEADVDAAIAGFDGVEDQFVWSFYDDVADVRDHWTAAYRTFVPDYAEWFDSDRYVHAELPDLPFADDSFSLVLSAHLMFLYSDDLSHEFHAESLRELARVADEEVRIYPLARFDGQEYPRLDELREMLADEGYATERRSVSFEFQRGADEMLRIEV; encoded by the coding sequence ATGGAGGAGTCGGATCGATACACGATAGACGACGTGGCGTTCATCGGTCGAACGGTCCGGGAGTACGAGCGGATGTTCGACCTCGACCTCGGCGAGTGGACCGGGAAGTCGGTGCTCGACTGCCCCGGCGGGGCCTGCGCGTTCGTTCCCGTGGCGAACGGCCGCGGTATCGACGCAGTCGGTGCCGACGTGCTCTACGACACCCCGCCGGAGCGCCTCCGCGAGAAGTGCGAGGCCGACGTCGACGCCGCCATCGCGGGGTTCGACGGCGTCGAGGACCAGTTCGTCTGGTCGTTCTACGACGACGTCGCCGACGTACGCGACCACTGGACCGCGGCCTACCGGACCTTCGTCCCCGACTACGCGGAGTGGTTCGACTCCGACCGCTACGTCCACGCCGAACTCCCCGACCTGCCGTTCGCCGACGACTCGTTCTCGCTGGTGCTCTCGGCTCACCTCATGTTCCTGTACAGCGACGACCTGAGCCACGAGTTCCACGCCGAGTCACTGCGCGAACTCGCCCGCGTCGCCGACGAGGAAGTTCGCATCTATCCCCTCGCCCGGTTCGACGGGCAGGAGTACCCCCGACTCGACGAACTCCGAGAGATGCTGGCCGACGAGGGGTACGCGACCGAGCGCCGGTCGGTCTCCTTCGAGTTCCAGCGGGGGGCCGACGAGATGCTCCGAATCGAGGTCTGA
- the ilvD gene encoding dihydroxy-acid dehydratase, translating into MTEKSEGLRSSEVTEGVERAPHRAMFRAMGYDDEDLSSPMVGVANPAADVTPCNVHLDDVAAAAYEGVDDAAGMPIEFGTITISDAISMGTEGMRASLISREVIADSVELVAFGERLDGLVTVAGCDKNLPGMMMAAIRTDLPSVFLYGGSIMPGEHDGREVTVQNVFEGVGAVAEGDMTEDELDGLERHACPGAGSCGGMFTANTMASISEALGLAPLGSAGAPAEFEERYEVAERAGELAVECIEADRRPSDLLEKRSFENAIALQVAIGGSTNGVLHLLALAAEAGIDLDIEEFDAISRRTPKIANLQPGGQKTMYDLYEQGGVPVVVRRLVEAGLFDGDAATVTGRTISEELEQLDLPDDGDIDAEFVRPVDDPFHEEGAIKILTGNLAPDGAVLKVTGEDDFHHEGPARVFESEEDAMKYVQEGHIESGDVVVIRNEGPAGGPGMREMLGVTAAVVGAGHEDDVALLTDGRFSGATRGPMIGHVAPESFVGGPIGAVEDGDHIVVDIPDRTLAVDLADDEIESRLDARETPEPAYENGVLAKYGATFGSAAEGAVTNPGVKRE; encoded by the coding sequence ATGACCGAGAAATCCGAGGGACTGCGGAGTAGCGAAGTCACGGAGGGGGTCGAACGCGCCCCGCATCGAGCGATGTTCCGCGCCATGGGCTACGACGACGAGGACCTCTCCTCGCCGATGGTGGGCGTGGCCAACCCCGCGGCCGACGTGACGCCGTGCAACGTCCACCTCGACGACGTGGCGGCCGCGGCCTACGAGGGCGTCGACGACGCGGCGGGCATGCCAATCGAGTTCGGCACCATCACCATCTCCGACGCCATCTCGATGGGGACCGAGGGGATGCGGGCCTCCCTGATATCGCGAGAGGTCATCGCCGACTCGGTGGAGCTGGTGGCGTTCGGCGAGCGACTCGACGGTCTCGTGACGGTCGCTGGCTGTGACAAGAACCTCCCGGGGATGATGATGGCCGCCATCCGGACCGACCTGCCCTCGGTCTTCCTCTACGGCGGGTCCATCATGCCCGGCGAACACGACGGTCGGGAGGTCACCGTCCAGAACGTCTTCGAGGGCGTCGGCGCGGTCGCGGAGGGCGACATGACCGAGGACGAACTCGACGGCCTCGAACGCCACGCCTGCCCGGGCGCGGGCTCGTGTGGCGGGATGTTCACCGCGAATACGATGGCCTCCATCTCCGAGGCGCTCGGGCTCGCGCCACTCGGGAGCGCGGGCGCGCCCGCCGAGTTCGAAGAGCGCTACGAGGTCGCCGAGCGCGCGGGCGAACTCGCGGTCGAGTGCATCGAGGCCGACCGCAGACCCTCGGACCTCCTCGAAAAGCGGTCGTTCGAGAACGCCATCGCGCTCCAGGTCGCCATCGGCGGGTCGACCAACGGCGTCCTCCACCTGCTCGCGCTGGCCGCGGAGGCCGGAATCGACCTCGACATCGAGGAGTTCGACGCAATCTCGCGCCGGACGCCCAAGATAGCCAACCTCCAGCCGGGCGGCCAGAAGACGATGTACGACCTCTACGAGCAGGGCGGCGTCCCGGTCGTCGTCCGTCGGCTCGTCGAGGCGGGGCTGTTCGACGGCGACGCCGCGACCGTCACGGGCCGGACGATTTCGGAGGAACTGGAACAACTGGACCTGCCGGACGACGGCGACATCGACGCCGAGTTCGTCCGCCCGGTGGACGACCCCTTCCACGAGGAGGGAGCCATCAAGATACTCACCGGCAACCTCGCGCCCGACGGCGCGGTCCTGAAAGTCACCGGCGAGGACGACTTCCACCACGAGGGTCCGGCCCGCGTGTTCGAGTCCGAGGAGGACGCGATGAAGTACGTCCAAGAGGGCCACATCGAGTCGGGCGACGTCGTCGTCATCCGCAACGAGGGGCCAGCGGGCGGTCCGGGAATGCGCGAGATGCTCGGGGTCACCGCCGCGGTCGTCGGGGCGGGCCACGAGGACGACGTCGCCCTGCTGACCGACGGCCGGTTCTCCGGGGCGACCCGCGGGCCGATGATCGGTCACGTCGCGCCCGAGTCGTTCGTCGGCGGCCCCATCGGCGCGGTCGAGGACGGCGACCACATCGTCGTCGACATCCCCGACCGCACCCTCGCGGTCGACCTCGCAGACGACGAGATCGAGTCGCGCCTCGACGCCCGCGAGACGCCGGAACCGGCCTACGAGAACGGCGTGCTGGCGAAGTACGGCGCGACGTTCGGGTCGGCCGCCGAGGGCGCGGTGACGAATCCCGGGGTCAAGCGCGAGTAG